The Glycine max cultivar Williams 82 chromosome 17, Glycine_max_v4.0, whole genome shotgun sequence genome contains the following window.
TACCTCAACTTATTGGCCTTTCTTTATGCTCATCATTTCTCACTTTAACAAAAGAGATAGAATGCAACAAAAGCAAGAGTACTTGTGGGACAGGGCAAACTGTTGATCTAGTATAttctacaattttatttttaggggtCTATGACTATGACTATGAGTTGAGCAACTTGTGTTGGGTATCAAATGTTCTCTCAAATGACCAAAGAGTAAGAATTTCAGAACTTACACTACATATTACATATAGGCTATCACCCTCAACTAACAGCTAAAGTTGAGGAGTGTTTATATTTAGATactcataaattttaaacatctaattaaaatctttgttttctctttatcttttttctatcaaatcatatcatatatcatatttatatttatctttcttctctctttttcttcctcaaGGTCTCACATAACACATGAGTATCTATgtatatttattcaaaattgaCCGTTTAGTcggataaatcataaaatagagCTACTAACTATGAACACAAAGGATACTAACGGAAAGAAAGCTAAATGGTGTTCATAAGTTAATAAATTAGTCTAATTAACGTATATGGcaaaacacacatttttttagCAAAAGTTTAAATGAGTTGGATTTGGAGGATTCACTAGGTTCATAACAGTTTTAGGGTTCACTAAACACTTACAACGCTACTTACATATGGCTCACCAATAAAATCCTCAcatcaacaaaatggtgtagtgCCCAAGGCTcgtgttatttctttttatttatttaggagTAATATGCTATCACTTTATTCTAAATCGAGGTATGCTATCACTTTATTTAGGTGTTGGGTGGTGGTATTTATGTGGAGCGGTGGTGTTGGGTGGTTGGGTGGAGGGGTAGTTTTGTCTGTTTGGGTGTTTTAGAATATGCAAGAAGCAAAAAGAGAGGTGTTGGAAGTAAAAGCCGTGAAGCTTCCGTTCCATTCCACTACCAGAAATAGCCCACAATATTTTGGCCCAGACTACAGAACATTCTTAGTAGGGAATAATACACAGAGTCCATCATCAGCACAGAAATGATACCCATGGTCTTCAGTTTAGAATATTCATCATGCAGCCCTAAGGAGGGTCTCTTGAGTTTGAAGTGAGgagaggaatatatatatatatatatatgaacaaaaacaaaacaatttatataatattgtttttctttattatttataactgataataaaagaaataagaagttttggttatcctttttaaaactaaattacccCCACAATTACCActcattttataaaagtaaCTACACATTCCCATTTTCTACCTAACttcatttatttctctcttttattttatgttttatcgTTGAGAAAGATAGAGATGCACGAAATATCTCCCTTTCCCCTAAGTAATTACAATATTTTCCTGTGAACTAAAATTtagctatttatttataattaaaattttaaaataaaggaacAATAACCAAATCTAAGGTAATAAAACATTTGACCAAAAGTACACTGAAACTATTATTTAAATCAGAAGTATTTGCAGCTGTAAAATGCACGACTATGTCCCTTAACATTTGACCAAAAGTACACTGAAACTATTATTTAAATCAGAAGTATTTGCAGCTGTAAAATGCACGACTATGTCCCTTATCATTGGTTGCTTAATGCTCACACAAAACTGCTTAAAATTGACCGCCAAAAAATGTTGCTCGGGTAACTATGCTTTCATCTACTATTGTGTAAGTCGTTAACGAACGAATTgacataaacatttttttttttacacgaaGAAAGTAAAAGacagcaaaaacaaaaacaaaaacaaaagaaacgcaaacattttttttcctgcttCGAGATAAGCATGCTTTAAGTGTATGCttgatcaattttaattttataaacaattattttttaaaatactcatACCATTAcacatttagtttttttaatgcaattatATATTCAGgatatgaaatcaaatttttttgttaacctAAAGTAATCCCTGatttacactctttaattttaaaaatataataatactgAGTAGGAAgtctttatttacaaattacaagACTTGATTAgacatttgaaaattgaaatagaatttGAGTGAAGTAGAAAGTGGGGGTTGACTGAGTAAGGATTTATTATGGGATAGTGAGGAGCAAGAAGGTTGAAGCAAAGAAGTGAAGTGATAGAATGCAAAGAGAATAAGGTAAGGtagcagaaaaggaaaaatgacaATGGACGATGATAGCTCCATATATGTAGGGGGCCTTCCCTACGACGCCACCGAACAAACCATTCGCACAGTCTTCAATTTGTATGGCGCCATCCTTGATGTTAAGGTCCACTTTTCTAACTCTTATCTCTTTTAGGGTTTTAACCAACTTACTGTTTCGCCACTTTATTTATCTGATTCCTTTCACAAATAATCAATTCCACTCATTGGGTTTCCGTTTTAATTGccaacttttttttccttcagatAATCAACGACCAACGCACTAGGGGCAAGTGCTATTGTTTTGTTACTTTCACAAATCCTAGGTCTGCAATTGATGCCATCAACGACATGAATGGCAGAGTATGTAATTTAATAGTTTATCTTCTTTTAGATGTTATAGGGTCGTTAATGTTTGGTTATGAATTGTCATATTGTGCTTAGCTTATGAGTTTTAGGTATTTGACACTGTGTTGTTCTGAATCAGACCATTGACGGGCGTGTGATTAAAGTTAATGGGGTGAGGGCTCGTGGGGGCAGGTCAAATTTTGGCAGAGAAcgttattattatcaaaatgaTGAGAGGAAGGGAGATTGGGATTGTGGTAGAGACCGAGAGCGAGATTATGATCATGATAATAATGATAGGGATGGATATAGGAATCGGAGCAGCGATTGGACTCGAGACTGTGATAAGTCTAGAGACCGTGATCAGGATAGGGATAGAAGGTTTGAGCATATTCATGATTATGATCAAGCTAGGGATGCTATGTTAGATAATGTCTGGAACCCAGAGGAAGATAGAAttgaaaatgaacaagaacATAGCAGGGGACATGACAGAGATGTGGATAGAGAACACAGCATAGATTTGAATATAGTCAGGAAAATGGATAGGACCAGTGATCCTGATAGAAGTTTTGATGAGGATAAAAAAGATCAGTCAAGGAGAAACAATGAGTAAGATTTCTATCCATTTTCGTTGACATATGTTGATTTCcaactatttttctttagttGACTTCTGGTGCATGCATCTTCTGCTGGACTTATTAGTGTTCTTCCCGCAGCTTGAATGTTTCAAATCAACATAGCATGGATCTTTCGTCAGATTCAGCTGGTACTCACAATGATCAGGTAATGTGAACGTGTGTGTGGATTCTGAGATGTGAGGATTTCCGAATTTGCTTGTTCAGATTGCATAATggcataaaataaattgaatctgATTGTgttacattttttgttttgttttaattctttgTGTGGACCTCAGGTAGAAGCTCAATTAGAGAGGTCAACTCAACAGCTTGATCAACTAAAAAAGGAGGTTTGTAATCTCTTTAAAGCTAATCTGATTCACATGaatgaatgataattttttttttaaatgatcaagTCTACACTAGTATGCAGCTTTATGATAGTGTGACAAATGTTTTGTTCTGAACAATTGCATTTTCTGGAGGTGCATACTAATGCATGCAAAGACTTCACAGAATCCCAATGTTTACTAGTTACTACATGCTGAGTTGGGATATAACTTTAAAAGTCTTTCAATTCTAACTAAGAAGTCCTCTAGCCCTCTATATGTTATTTTTACCACTTCTATGTGTTGATGATGCTGGAAAGTGGAAGTTCTTGACTTGTCAGGTTTCTCAGATGGAAGAGGGATTGGAAGAGAAAAGACTCCATGTTAAGGAATTACAAAAGCAATCTAAGGTACCTTCTCTCTTATTTTCCATGCATCACATTTGGAACTTACTTTATTGCTTGTCCTTACTCTGAAGTCAGAACACAAAATATGTATTATGTTCTGACCTGGAAGATATTTACTGCAGAAACTGGAGGATGCACTGATCAATGCAAAGAAAAACTCTTCATATCATCAGATGCAGTTGATGAAGGTCAGTGATACATTAGATACTTGCAGTCTCTAtactaatattaaattcatGAATGCTATTGCTAACATTGGGTTTGGGCAATTGATGTTCAGCTGCATAAATGTTTTCTGCAAGTAAATGATTGCACAGAAGGACTAAGAACTACCGAAAAAGAACTTCAGGTTTGTGTCTTAACACCACATAATTCTGATTTATATACGAATTTGCAAAGTATGTCctgtgttttttaaaaaaatgaatacattATACATTGTGATCTTGAATTCTATTTTTTCAAGTTCATATGATTTTGTGCATTCTGTTTCTGtgtaatga
Protein-coding sequences here:
- the LOC100797556 gene encoding glycine-rich RNA-binding protein RZ1B encodes the protein MTMDDDSSIYVGGLPYDATEQTIRTVFNLYGAILDVKIINDQRTRGKCYCFVTFTNPRSAIDAINDMNGRTIDGRVIKVNGVRARGGRSNFGRERYYYQNDERKGDWDCGRDRERDYDHDNNDRDGYRNRSSDWTRDCDKSRDRDQDRDRRFEHIHDYDQARDAMLDNVWNPEEDRIENEQEHSRGHDRDVDREHSIDLNIVRKMDRTSDPDRSFDEDKKDQSRRNNDLNVSNQHSMDLSSDSAGTHNDQVEAQLERSTQQLDQLKKEVSQMEEGLEEKRLHVKELQKQSKKLEDALINAKKNSSYHQMQLMKLHKCFLQVNDCTEGLRTTEKELQALIVTAMSEIDGDELKDRQLTNGSLDGRL